The genomic interval GTTCTTCCAAACCTTCGGCCATTGCACCGCAAACAGCATCCAGAATAACTTCTATAGATTTAGAAGCATCATCATTAGCCGGAATAATGAAATCAATATTTGAAGGATCGGAATTTGTATCTACCATGGCAAATACAGGAATACCCAAACGGTTAGCTTCGCGAACAGCAATATGCTCTTTCATAACGTCTACAACGAACAAAGCTGAAGGCAGACGCGTAAGGTCGGCGATACTTCCCAGAGTTTTTTCCAATTTGGCACGCTGACGGGTAATCTGTAATTTTTCACGTTTGGAAAGATTATCAAACGTACCGTCTTTAGTCATTTTATCGATCGTGGTCATTTTCTTAACCGCCTTACGTATAGTAGGGAAGTTCGTTAACATACCACCAGGCCAGCGTTCTATAACGTAAGGCATATTTATGGCAGAAGCCTTATCGGCAACAACCTGTTTAGCTTGTTTTTTAGTTGCTACGAACAAAACCTTCTTACCCGATTTTGCAATCGATCTGAGGGCTGCCGCAGCTTCATCTATTTTTGCAACTGTTTTGTATAAGTCAATGATATGAATACCATTGCGCTCCATAAAAATATAAGGAGCCATAGCCGGATTCCATTTTCTCTTCAGGTGTCCGAAATGACAACCGGCTTCTAATAATTGTTCGAAATTTGTAATAGCCATTTTTTTTTTAATTCGTTTACTTTCTACTAATTCAACTGCAGGGTAGTTCCATTATAGGGAGTCCCTGCCGTTTGGATACTAAACGCTTGCATACTTGTCGCCAGAAGCTCACAAATAATATTAACGTTTGCTGAACTGGAATCTCTTACGAGCCTTGGGACGACCAGGTTTTTTACGCTCTACAGCACGCGGGTCACGAGTCATGAATCCTTCTGCCTTAAGTGCAGGTTTGTTCTCAGGGTTGATTTTTACCAGGGCACGGGCAATTGCCAAACGCAATGCTTCCGCTTGACCCTTGTAACCTCCACCATCCAAATTCACTTTAATATCGTATTGTTCGGCAACGCCTAATTTCGAAAGAGGCTGCTTTACGATAAACTGAAGAATGGATGAAGGGAAGTATATTGCCAAATCACGTTTGTTTATAGTGATTACCCCTGTACCTTCGCTTACGAATACACGTGCTACTGCAGCTTTACGTCTACCTATTGCATTAACTACTTCCATACTTCTTATTTAAGGGTGTTTATATCTATTGATTTCGGTTGTTGTGCGTCATGCGGATGTTCACTCCCAGCATAAACATACAGGTTATCCAGCAACTGGGCTCCCAATTTATTTTTGGGCAACATACCCTTAACTACTCGGTTGAACAGTCTGCTTTCACCTTTCTTCATCAATTCGGCGGGAGAAATTTCTCTTTGACCTCCAGGATATCC from Barnesiella propionica carries:
- the rpsI gene encoding 30S ribosomal protein S9, whose protein sequence is MEVVNAIGRRKAAVARVFVSEGTGVITINKRDLAIYFPSSILQFIVKQPLSKLGVAEQYDIKVNLDGGGYKGQAEALRLAIARALVKINPENKPALKAEGFMTRDPRAVERKKPGRPKARKRFQFSKR
- the rpsB gene encoding 30S ribosomal protein S2; this encodes MAITNFEQLLEAGCHFGHLKRKWNPAMAPYIFMERNGIHIIDLYKTVAKIDEAAAALRSIAKSGKKVLFVATKKQAKQVVADKASAINMPYVIERWPGGMLTNFPTIRKAVKKMTTIDKMTKDGTFDNLSKREKLQITRQRAKLEKTLGSIADLTRLPSALFVVDVMKEHIAVREANRLGIPVFAMVDTNSDPSNIDFIIPANDDASKSIEVILDAVCGAMAEGLEERKAEKVDTAAAEGENAPKKEKKARVAKRIQKEDEEALNANVAEKFLKDTEE